A single Elusimicrobiaceae bacterium DNA region contains:
- a CDS encoding (d)CMP kinase: MRPNGLVIAMDGTAGTGKSSVGRAVAQQLGYSFLSTGGLYRALAYQVFVRKVNPADDQAVLALAKQLVFTFERQADATLKMFVDGEYLGDKLQLDEVAQTASKISTNAAARAVLTEQMRRVGKDGGIIVEGRDIGTVVFPDAEVKIYLDASAEVRADRRVKQLHEQGVAADYEHILASIKERDLRDSTRVASPLKPALDAVKIDTSALSMPQVIEEVLKEIKQHAA, encoded by the coding sequence ATGAGACCAAACGGACTGGTTATTGCAATGGACGGTACCGCCGGTACCGGTAAGTCTTCGGTTGGACGTGCCGTAGCTCAACAATTGGGGTATAGTTTTTTAAGCACGGGCGGGTTATACCGCGCGCTAGCTTACCAAGTGTTTGTACGCAAAGTAAATCCGGCTGATGACCAAGCCGTGTTAGCACTAGCCAAGCAATTGGTTTTTACCTTTGAGCGGCAGGCGGATGCCACGTTAAAAATGTTTGTAGACGGGGAATATCTGGGTGATAAATTGCAATTAGATGAAGTAGCCCAAACAGCCAGCAAAATTTCCACCAATGCTGCGGCTCGTGCAGTACTGACCGAGCAGATGCGCCGGGTTGGAAAAGACGGTGGCATTATTGTGGAAGGTCGGGATATCGGCACGGTAGTGTTTCCGGATGCAGAGGTAAAGATTTATTTGGATGCTTCAGCCGAAGTGCGTGCCGACCGCCGTGTTAAGCAACTGCACGAACAAGGCGTAGCGGCAGATTATGAGCATATTTTAGCGTCTATTAAAGAGCGGGATTTGCGCGACAGTACGCGGGTGGCCTCTCCGCTTAAACCGGCTTTAGATGCCGTAAAAATTGATACTTCTGCCCTCTCTATGCCGCAAGTTATCGAAGAAGTATTAAAGGAAATCAAACAACATGCTGCTTAA
- a CDS encoding 1-acyl-sn-glycerol-3-phosphate acyltransferase: MLLNLVKFSARVFFKTFYDFKVEGLENIPPTGALIIAGNHLSNADPPAIGGFAGTVRDSRFMAKKELFDIPVLGWFFRRCGYISVDRKRVIGDFGALEGAIEALQRGESVVMFPEGTRSKNGKPQKPKSGIGLLVYKTEAPVLPVKVEGTFGWPWVRKIRVKFGQPFHLQKDPALEPKAQYKQFANEIMDKINSITI, encoded by the coding sequence ATGCTGCTTAATTTGGTAAAATTTAGTGCAAGAGTGTTCTTTAAAACGTTTTATGATTTTAAGGTAGAGGGATTGGAAAATATACCCCCTACGGGCGCTTTAATTATCGCGGGAAATCATCTATCCAACGCAGATCCTCCGGCGATCGGCGGTTTTGCCGGTACCGTGCGGGATTCGCGCTTTATGGCCAAAAAAGAATTGTTTGACATACCGGTACTGGGTTGGTTTTTCCGTCGATGCGGCTATATCTCTGTGGACAGAAAGCGTGTCATCGGAGACTTTGGTGCTTTGGAAGGTGCCATTGAAGCCTTGCAGCGCGGTGAAAGTGTGGTGATGTTCCCGGAAGGGACCCGCTCCAAAAACGGTAAGCCTCAAAAACCCAAAAGCGGTATTGGACTATTAGTGTATAAAACCGAGGCTCCTGTTTTACCGGTAAAGGTGGAGGGGACATTTGGTTGGCCGTGGGTGCGCAAAATACGCGTAAAATTCGGGCAGCCGTTCCACTTACAGAAAGATCCTGCGTTAGAACCCAAAGCGCAGTATAAACAATTTGCCAATGAAATCATGGACAAAATAAATTCAATTACTATCTAA
- a CDS encoding S1 RNA-binding domain-containing protein gives MTTTNEELKTTEETTNETEMTMDQLIAQQESLSEQLNKREIVEVTVVQITGDYILVDTGAKKEGAILVSEFDGKTLPEVGSKISVVLVKRGNDERYSILSHKKALEMQGWDICKQAYEAKERVKGVIAQTVKGGYIVEVFGVNGFMPLSLSELHTAYKHYLPVGAKIKAVIVEFSKEKQKLIVSRKQVLEEDEAVRRKEVLGQIKEGDVLRVVVAKTDKERLFLRFHGIEGVVQMENVAWKEPETAITNFRRGQRLKAKLLKLDAENQKLEFGLKQLFLNPADALKRRYPYKSSVKATITKVDPETGVECTIGKNNTQAFISPFEMGHEFSAKEGDTITALVVGVNPETFVVNLSVKKYDQAQNRKVVAQYLKQAPRPTLGQLLEDSFKAEETTEEETK, from the coding sequence ATGACGACAACAAACGAAGAACTCAAAACAACCGAAGAAACGACCAACGAAACCGAAATGACCATGGATCAGTTGATCGCACAACAAGAGTCTTTATCGGAGCAGTTAAACAAACGTGAAATTGTAGAAGTGACTGTCGTACAAATTACCGGAGATTATATTTTAGTAGACACGGGTGCCAAAAAAGAAGGAGCTATTTTAGTATCTGAATTTGATGGCAAAACGTTGCCGGAAGTAGGTTCTAAAATATCTGTGGTACTGGTCAAACGCGGCAATGATGAACGCTATTCTATTTTATCCCACAAAAAAGCTTTGGAAATGCAAGGTTGGGACATTTGCAAACAAGCCTATGAAGCCAAAGAACGGGTAAAAGGAGTTATCGCTCAGACAGTTAAAGGTGGTTACATTGTAGAGGTGTTTGGGGTGAACGGATTTATGCCGTTGTCCTTATCTGAGTTACACACGGCGTACAAACATTATTTGCCTGTAGGGGCCAAAATCAAAGCCGTGATCGTAGAATTTTCAAAAGAAAAACAGAAACTTATCGTTTCTCGCAAACAAGTATTGGAAGAAGATGAAGCCGTGCGCCGCAAAGAAGTATTAGGCCAAATTAAGGAAGGGGATGTGTTGCGCGTAGTAGTGGCCAAGACGGACAAAGAACGCTTGTTCTTGCGCTTCCACGGTATTGAAGGTGTGGTACAAATGGAAAATGTGGCTTGGAAAGAGCCGGAAACCGCTATCACTAACTTCCGCCGCGGACAACGCTTGAAAGCCAAATTGTTAAAATTAGATGCAGAAAATCAAAAATTAGAATTTGGTTTGAAACAATTATTCTTAAATCCGGCTGATGCTTTAAAACGCCGCTATCCGTACAAGAGCTCTGTCAAAGCTACCATCACCAAGGTAGATCCGGAAACAGGCGTGGAATGCACCATTGGCAAAAATAATACGCAGGCTTTCATCAGCCCGTTTGAAATGGGACATGAATTTTCTGCCAAAGAAGGAGATACGATTACCGCGTTAGTGGTAGGCGTTAATCCGGAAACGTTTGTGGTCAATTTGTCCGTGAAGAAATATGACCAAGCGCAAAACCGCAAAGTTGTGGCGCAATACTTAAAACAAGCTCCGCGCCCGACATTAGGTCAGCTCTTGGAAGATTCTTTCAAAGCAGAAGAAACGACCGAAGAAGAAACCAAATAG
- a CDS encoding epoxyqueuosine reductase QueH, with protein MPEEKLLLLSCCAPCSCGVIAALARQGRAFTVLFYNPNIDTAEEYQKRLLENKRVCERFNVPFVDLPYEPQVWQQAVQGLEREPERGRRCSVCFELRLARAAAYAKEQGFTHFSSVLGISRHKDLQQVNQAAAAASAKYQIPYDLTNWRKGGLEELRRALISEMGLYKQTYCGCMFSKRMEG; from the coding sequence ATGCCGGAAGAAAAATTATTACTGCTTTCTTGTTGCGCTCCGTGCTCGTGCGGTGTGATTGCCGCGCTGGCCCGGCAGGGGCGTGCGTTTACCGTGTTGTTTTATAATCCCAACATTGATACCGCCGAAGAATATCAAAAACGATTGTTAGAAAATAAGCGGGTATGTGAGCGTTTTAACGTGCCGTTTGTGGATTTACCTTATGAGCCGCAGGTGTGGCAGCAGGCTGTGCAGGGACTGGAAAGAGAACCCGAGCGCGGCCGCCGTTGCAGTGTTTGTTTTGAGTTGCGTTTGGCGCGGGCTGCCGCCTATGCCAAAGAGCAAGGATTTACACATTTCTCGTCAGTGTTGGGCATTTCCCGCCATAAAGATTTACAGCAAGTTAATCAAGCCGCCGCAGCAGCTTCTGCCAAGTATCAAATTCCCTACGATTTAACCAACTGGCGTAAAGGCGGTCTGGAAGAATTGCGCCGCGCACTCATTAGTGAAATGGGTTTATATAAACAAACCTATTGTGGTTGTATGTTTAGTAAACGTATGGAAGGATGA
- a CDS encoding prepilin-type N-terminal cleavage/methylation domain-containing protein encodes MNKKQGFTLIELLVVVLIIGILAAMALPAYFRAVECSRISEAEILLGSVVQAQQRYKLRRGQGYAVNWTGLDVSPAGVADGSSLVTAKATGATGKGFCTKMNGTACGNGFMIDLVGSDSAAGNVSGVVATRVNNNQYGEYTLFRFYDDPAGRAYCRAATDNKNSEALCIDFINGDEYTDPVCTVGTAAKGPDTCVLAK; translated from the coding sequence ATGAACAAAAAACAAGGTTTTACCTTGATTGAATTGCTGGTAGTGGTACTCATTATCGGCATCTTGGCCGCGATGGCCTTGCCCGCGTATTTCCGTGCGGTAGAATGCTCTCGTATCAGCGAAGCGGAAATCTTGTTGGGTAGTGTAGTACAAGCTCAACAACGCTATAAATTGCGCCGTGGACAAGGATATGCTGTCAACTGGACTGGCTTAGATGTCTCTCCGGCCGGTGTGGCAGATGGATCATCTTTAGTAACCGCTAAAGCTACCGGAGCTACCGGCAAAGGCTTCTGTACCAAGATGAATGGTACTGCCTGTGGAAATGGTTTCATGATTGACTTAGTAGGGTCTGATAGCGCTGCTGGTAACGTATCCGGTGTTGTGGCGACCCGTGTCAATAATAACCAATATGGTGAATATACTTTGTTCCGCTTCTATGATGATCCGGCTGGCAGAGCGTATTGTAGAGCAGCGACAGACAACAAAAATTCGGAAGCCTTATGTATCGACTTCATCAATGGCGATGAATATACGGATCCGGTTTGTACAGTGGGAACCGCAGCCAAAGGACCTGACACCTGTGTGCTGGCTAAGTAG